DNA from Bacillus sp. Marseille-P3661:
AGGATGCCCGAAGAAGTGTCTTAGCAGTGAATATGCACAATAAAAAAGTTATGAGCAAATATGGATAAAAATGAGAGTTATTATCAATACTATAAATAAGGACAACCTATTTAAGGTTGCCCATAATATTGTCTTATTCAGCAGGTTCAAATGTTTTACAGTCTGTTTCCTCTTGGGAAGAAGCCGCTTTCCCATGATGACTTACAACATAAATTGAATCTGCTGCACATTTGTTGCCACTTGCCCAATACGTACAATTGTTTACTTCACATAAAACATCTTGTGCCATCGATGTTCAACTCCTTTTGTTAGTTTCGTAATACATACATTAGGTTAACCATCAATTGTGGAGCTATACCATTATTTTTAAACATAATTATGCCATTATTATTAAGTATAAATGATTTTCATTCTCATTATTCATAAAAAAGGAGTTTATGATGCTACGAACAAAAAGATTAACTGTTGGCTCATTAAAAAAGTTGAACGCACAACTAATAAATGAAACAAAAAAAGATGAACGTTCTATAGTTAAAGTATCTGAAACAGAAACTGCTTTAAGGAAAGACGAAAAGAAGATTTGTTTCATACATAAGGAACAGAATCATTGTTTCGACTTAACAATTATTAATAAACGACTTTCATTACTTGATAATGCTTTAAAACTTGGCTTGAATATTGATTACAAATGTAAACAAGGAAGATGTGGGAAGTGTAAAATAAATATTAGTCAAGGGCTATCTGAAGTTTCTAATCCTACAGAGGCGGAAACTAGGAAATTAGGACATGAACTAATCCAGCACTTTCGTCTCGCGTGTCAAACGTATCCTATTGAATAGATAATTTATGTCTATTTTATTACAACTATGAGCCTTCCATTGACTTGATAACGATTCTCATATAGAATAAAATTATCATAAGTGATAATGAGAGTTATTCTCGTTAGGAGGTTGGTTAATATGGAAAATATCGTAAATGGATTTAATGACATATACAGTATCATTGTAAATGAACGGAAAATTGGTGGATTAATTGAAGCGAACAAGATTAATCTGCGTACAGGTGAAGAATTTACAAATGCGATTATTACCAACATTGATTACTCAGGTAGTATTTTTTATACTTTAACCTTTGTAGCTGATAATGGGGAACGGATAATTGTTAACGTAAATGATATTAGTAAAATTGAAGCTCCTTTTCACAAGCGAGTTCATCAAATTAAAAATAAGCTATTTAAAGAACAAAAAATTAAAGAAAAAAACAGTTATCTAAAAAGATTATGTGAACTTAATAAAGGGGCTTTTGTGAAAACGTTTTTAGACGAGGTTCTACTGTTAGTCGAAGATATCGGCACATACAATATTAGTGAAGATATTGACATAAGCTTTCTAAATGTCAAAGACAAAGTAATTAAAATTGCATAATTAAGGAAACAAGGTCAAGTTTTTTTAATAAAACTTGACCTTGTTTCATATCGATTTCGTGAGCTACCGAAAATAACATATTCGGTCCTGAAATTATGCATTAGGGTCTTCTAATGTACATATGGCAGTTGGCCTTTTTATTCTTGGAACAATTGTTTCATAAGTCCGGAATAAATGATTTAATTGTTCAGAATCCATATAAGCTATTTCAAAATCCTCTCCAATAGCTAAATCGAAATTTTGCCTGCCTGTTTCAACTAGGATACCGGTGTTTCCTCTAATCACTGGAGTTTGAAAAACACCATCTGTAACAAGTTCTCTGACATGCTCAATTTCTAAGACGTTTGTACCTTGGTGGACTCGATGCAATAATGCATATAGCTGAGGAGATACTATCAATGCATATGGTCCTGTATGTCCTAATTGCAGCAGTTTATTTCTAGCTTCTACAATATCCTGAAAGGCATGTCCAGATTTCATCCAATCATTTCGGATGTGAGTGATTCTTCCTGTGACGTTCATCAAGCCATCAATATTAAATTGATTTGATCCATTAAATATGAGGTCATCTTCTAATAAAGCCAATTGAGATGAGGCGTTTGCGGCCGTTGAAAAATCAATAGGAATATCCAGTCTCCGAGCATGTTCAATGTCTCGCCAGAACAATTGGAAGTCTTTGTATAGCATTGGTATGGTTAAATTTACACGTCGAGTAGGATCGGAAATCTCTAGTGTTTCTCCATGTAAATTAATTGTACCTAGTGCAGTTTGTTCATAAACATCGTTCATTATCGATTGGATACCACTCCCTAACGGGCCGTATATATCCATAAATCTCCGCCCTATTAAGTTTCGACGGGCATTGCTTATTACAATCTCTTCTAGCTGTTTCCATTCAATTTCTGAAAGTGGAGAATCAGGGTATTTGCCGACGTAATTCATAAGTAAACTCCTTTCAAGTTTGTTTTAAACTGCCCACTGTTAATCGTTTTGTAGTCTCAGTGACAGACTTGATATACTCCACTGAGTTTGTTTCTCTTGAAACAAATTTATCTAATTTCACACTATTTTCAGCATGTTCTTTTTCATCAATCGGAATCGAGCCAGCTCGACTTGCAGCACCGTTGTATTGTTCATTCAAAGCAGTTAGCAGTTCTTTAATTTTTTCATAATCTTGTTCAGTTAGTTGTCGCATAGATCTTAATAGATCTTCTTGTTCTTGACTATCAGACTTAAACAATGCTAGATCGATATGTTCTTCAAAGTTATGTAAGCCAAACTTTTCAAGACTAATATCTTGTAATAAATGTATGAACTCAAGATTATTTGTTGTTTGTCCGTCACTATTATTTACATAAAAGTTTACTCGTGGTATAAGATCTTTTAGCCGATCTAATCTTTGTTCTTCTTCTTCGTAAATATGATGCCAATGTAATTTCTCATATTCGTCATGAGCAACTTCGATTTTTGGTTTTAATATTTCCATGAAATTAATAACAGCAGTCTCAGTCCGTGAAAATAAAGCCTCAAGTTCAGACATTATGTTCCCTGTCATACCCTCACTCCTTAAAAACAACTGTCTAGTAGTATTACATTTATTTGGTTATTTTATACAATTTTGTAACCTCATAGTTAATTATTTAAGAAAAATTGGTTATTTAATGTGTAAAGAGAGCTTTCTGTAAAAATAATTGATAATCAGTATCATTTACAATTGACACAGATAATCATTCTCAGTTAAAATATAAATAGAGAATATGTGGTAATTAATAGGAGGTAAGTTAAATGGCTAACTTAATGATTGTCGGTGCAGATCACTTAGGAAACATTACGGAAAAATTAAGAGAACATGGTGTGAAAAATGTTTTTCATGTTGATGGAAGGAAAGTTAATATGGTAAAACGCGATATTCCGGTAGATATTGATGTTGTGTTTGTAATGACTGATTATATAAATCATAATCTTGCAAAGATGATTAAACAAAAAGCAAAAAATCAAGAAGTGCCTACATACTATGTTAAAAGATCTTGGTGCTCTATCTTTCAAGCAATACAAAAGTGTGACATCCTTAAAAATGCAATATAACGTACTAACATTGCTGTAGACCAAAGATAGGAGAAGGAGCATGACAGGTAATATATACAACTATTATAAAGAATTAGTTTGGGGCTGGACAGGGGCAATTATTAGTAAGGATAATTTTAAAAAAAAGACCAGCTGCATAAAGCTGGTCTTGTTATTAATTCATAGCAATGTCAAGGGTTTGTATATTCTTTCGCATAATACTAAAATAGTCTTCACCATTTTTATAATCGTCTTCAGTTAATACTTCAAGATTGTGTAGATTTAAAGCCTCTGCGTTGAGTTCATTTTGAACAATTTTTGATATTTTAGGCGTTATGTTTTGTTCGAAAATAACATACTTTATGTTATTATTTTTTGCTATATTAATAATCTCTTCTAATTGTTTCTGAGAAGGCTCATTAGAAGGGGATAATCCGGTGACTGCTATTTGTTTGATACCGTAGCGCTTTTGCCAATATCCGTAAGCAGCATGAGAAACTATTATTTTAGGATCTGTTTTCTTTTCAACCATTTGTAAAAATTCCTGATCCAAATCTGTTAATTGCTTTTTTAAGTTTTCGAAATTTTTTTCAAAGTCTTCTTTAGATTCTGGTTTTAATTGAATCAAAGCTTGTTTAATGTTTTCAGCAACTTGTATGGATAAAATCGGATCAATCCATATATGTGGATCAAGGTCACCATGGTTATGATCGTGGGTGTCTTCCTTACCCGTATCCTCATGATTATGAACCTCGTTATTATGTGTGTTGTTTTCACTTATTTCCTCAGTTTCTGTATGTGTTTCTTCTTCCACTTCTAAAGCGGCTTCTACAATTTTAACATTTTCATTTTTAAGTGTTTCTGAAATGGTTCCAGCATATGTTTCCATTTCCTTATTGTTAAAAATAAATGCATCTGCTTCGGCAATTTCAATCATTGTTTTGGTAGAAGGTTCAAATGTGTGCGTATCTACACCTGGTGGAATGATACCTGTAACCGTAACATGATTGCCACCAATTTTCTTGGTAAAGTCTTCGATTGGATAGATGGTTGTATATATATTTAATGTGCCCGTTGATTGCTGATTTTCTGTTGTTAAGTTTTCATCTTCGGGTACTGCTTGATCATTACTACACCCCGACATGAAATATACTGCTAACAATACGAGTATAGATAAGTAATATTTAGTTTTCATTTTGTGTAATCCTCCTTGAAATCTCCAAAACTTATATTATCGTAATTATTACGATTTGTAAACCGAAAACATTACGGTTTGTCTATGTATGAATTTTATTTACCCTATTTAACTTTACAAACCTTTATCTCAAGTTTTATGTATGGTTACATTTGATATTTCATTCATACATTCTAACAGGAATTAAATTAAAGTTCTGGATTACAGTTGAGGATAGACAGTGTATCTTAAAGTAGTTTAATAAAAGCTATATAAAATAATATTTAAATGGACAGACACGGACATGCACACTGCAGCATAGTATTTACAATAGGCGATTACCTATTTCTATCTTGGAGAGGTGGTTTACGTGTCAACGATTATTGCAGCTATGAGTTATATATTGAAAGAATTATTTTTCTTAGTTTCCTATGTTAAAAATAATGCATTTCCACAGCCCTTATCTGAAAAGGACGAAAAAAAATACTTACTTCTCATGGAACAAGGTGATGAGAATGCTCGAAATCGTCTTATAGAACATAACCTCCGTTTAGTTGCGCATATCGTTAAAAAATTTGAAAATACAGGTGAGGATTCTGAAGATTTAATTTCAATCGGTACTATTGGACTCATCAAAGCCATTGAAAGCTATTCTTATGGAAAAGGTACAAAATTAGCTACTTATGCAGCCAGATGTATAGAAAACGAAATCCTCATGCATCTTAGAGCTCTTAAAAAAACTAAAAAAGATGTTTCATTACATGACCCAATCGGTCAGGATAAGGAAGGTAATGAAATTTCGCTTATAGATATTTTGAAGTCAGAAAATGATGATGTTGTTGATACTATTCAATTGAGTATGGAATTAGAAAAAATTAAAGAGTATGTTCACATTCTAGATGGTAGGGAAAAAGAAGTAATTGTTGGACGTTTTGGCTTAGATATGCAAGAAGAAAAAACGCAGCGTGAGATTGCGAAAGAATTAGGTATTTCAAGAAGTTACGTTTCACGGATTGAAAAAAGAGCACTGATGAAATTGTTCCACGAGTTTTATCGGAACGAACGAAAAAAAAGAGGATAAATTACTAAAAAAATGATTCTAGCATAGCAGCTAGGATCATTTTTTTTGACAAATAATCAACAAATACAAAACCGTGATAGATATCACATAAATTAAAATCCCCCTAGCTGTAAGATGAAAATAATTAGGATATAATAAATAGGTAGGGGATTGGGTATGAAAAAAAGCATTCAAAAGCATTTTCCAAAGTGGACATTTTGTCGTTATATAGTCCAAATCTCCATCATACTTTTGTTTGTGTCACCACTTATATTAGTAAAAGTTGAAGGTGATAATTTTTTCTTTGGGACATTAACTTCGTCACAAATTTTTGGTATTCAGTTATCTGATCCTTTTTCGGCTATACAGGTTTCATTAGCAGCTATGGAAATGAAGTGGAGTTATTTAAGTGGCGCAATTATTATTTTAACATTCTATATGTTAATTAAGGGGCGAGCGTTTTGCAGTTGGGTATGCCCGTTGAATACCCTATTAGAGCTGGTTGACAAAATCAGAAAGTATATTAACCTCCCTGATATACCATTGGATAAAAATACAAAGCTGTATAATGCAGTAGTAATTCTAATACTTTCAACATTTTTGGGTATCCCTATATTTGAAATCTTTTCACCAATTGGTAACATAATGAGAACCATGGTTTTTACTACTGGAATAGGGTTATGGATTATAGTTGCAATTGTGTTATTTGATCTATTAATTTCAAGACGTGGGTGGTGCAGATATCTTTGTCCACTAGGAGGGATGTATCAGTCTATCGGTAACGTGGGTCTTTTTAGCGTTAAGTTCGATCATACTTTATGTACCGGCTGTGATAGATGTCGATCTATTTGTTTATCAGATCCTGAAATATTAGAAGCAGGAATTAATCGCAATGAATTATTTGTA
Protein-coding regions in this window:
- a CDS encoding DUF1540 domain-containing protein, which produces MAQDVLCEVNNCTYWASGNKCAADSIYVVSHHGKAASSQEETDCKTFEPAE
- a CDS encoding 2Fe-2S iron-sulfur cluster-binding protein, producing the protein MLRTKRLTVGSLKKLNAQLINETKKDERSIVKVSETETALRKDEKKICFIHKEQNHCFDLTIINKRLSLLDNALKLGLNIDYKCKQGRCGKCKINISQGLSEVSNPTEAETRKLGHELIQHFRLACQTYPIE
- a CDS encoding family 1 encapsulin nanocompartment shell protein, which translates into the protein MNYVGKYPDSPLSEIEWKQLEEIVISNARRNLIGRRFMDIYGPLGSGIQSIMNDVYEQTALGTINLHGETLEISDPTRRVNLTIPMLYKDFQLFWRDIEHARRLDIPIDFSTAANASSQLALLEDDLIFNGSNQFNIDGLMNVTGRITHIRNDWMKSGHAFQDIVEARNKLLQLGHTGPYALIVSPQLYALLHRVHQGTNVLEIEHVRELVTDGVFQTPVIRGNTGILVETGRQNFDLAIGEDFEIAYMDSEQLNHLFRTYETIVPRIKRPTAICTLEDPNA
- a CDS encoding IMEF encapsulin system ferritin-like cargo protein, whose product is MTGNIMSELEALFSRTETAVINFMEILKPKIEVAHDEYEKLHWHHIYEEEEQRLDRLKDLIPRVNFYVNNSDGQTTNNLEFIHLLQDISLEKFGLHNFEEHIDLALFKSDSQEQEDLLRSMRQLTEQDYEKIKELLTALNEQYNGAASRAGSIPIDEKEHAENSVKLDKFVSRETNSVEYIKSVTETTKRLTVGSLKQT
- a CDS encoding DUF2325 domain-containing protein gives rise to the protein MANLMIVGADHLGNITEKLREHGVKNVFHVDGRKVNMVKRDIPVDIDVVFVMTDYINHNLAKMIKQKAKNQEVPTYYVKRSWCSIFQAIQKCDILKNAI
- a CDS encoding metal ABC transporter solute-binding protein, Zn/Mn family, giving the protein MKTKYYLSILVLLAVYFMSGCSNDQAVPEDENLTTENQQSTGTLNIYTTIYPIEDFTKKIGGNHVTVTGIIPPGVDTHTFEPSTKTMIEIAEADAFIFNNKEMETYAGTISETLKNENVKIVEAALEVEEETHTETEEISENNTHNNEVHNHEDTGKEDTHDHNHGDLDPHIWIDPILSIQVAENIKQALIQLKPESKEDFEKNFENLKKQLTDLDQEFLQMVEKKTDPKIIVSHAAYGYWQKRYGIKQIAVTGLSPSNEPSQKQLEEIINIAKNNNIKYVIFEQNITPKISKIVQNELNAEALNLHNLEVLTEDDYKNGEDYFSIMRKNIQTLDIAMN
- the sigK gene encoding RNA polymerase sporulation sigma factor SigK, giving the protein MSTIIAAMSYILKELFFLVSYVKNNAFPQPLSEKDEKKYLLLMEQGDENARNRLIEHNLRLVAHIVKKFENTGEDSEDLISIGTIGLIKAIESYSYGKGTKLATYAARCIENEILMHLRALKKTKKDVSLHDPIGQDKEGNEISLIDILKSENDDVVDTIQLSMELEKIKEYVHILDGREKEVIVGRFGLDMQEEKTQREIAKELGISRSYVSRIEKRALMKLFHEFYRNERKKRG
- a CDS encoding NapH/MauN family ferredoxin-type protein, with translation MKKSIQKHFPKWTFCRYIVQISIILLFVSPLILVKVEGDNFFFGTLTSSQIFGIQLSDPFSAIQVSLAAMEMKWSYLSGAIIILTFYMLIKGRAFCSWVCPLNTLLELVDKIRKYINLPDIPLDKNTKLYNAVVILILSTFLGIPIFEIFSPIGNIMRTMVFTTGIGLWIIVAIVLFDLLISRRGWCRYLCPLGGMYQSIGNVGLFSVKFDHTLCTGCDRCRSICLSDPEILEAGINRNELFVSDSDCSLCGKCVDKCPVEALSITIKKQDTIKVDNLKKCKERFIEKS